A single window of Betta splendens chromosome 11, fBetSpl5.4, whole genome shotgun sequence DNA harbors:
- the zc3h12ab gene encoding endoribonuclease ZC3H12A, giving the protein MLTAESEPRSDARALEAQLDFFHKLGYSTAQVQAVQRKFGPSIDTDKLLGELVKVGGAAAATVSVLVPRGDLQARGPALQVPVTARSRSRDGDSDEDEDALRPIVIDGSNVAMSHGNKEVFSCLGIQLAVNFFLDRGHTEVTVFVPSWRKEQPRPDVPITDQHILRDLERRKILVFTPSRRVAGKRVVCNDDCFIVKLGYESDGVVVSNDMYRDLQGEKPEWKRFIEERLLMFSFVNNKFMPPDDPLGRHGPTLENFLRRFPKTPKKQPCPYAKKCTYGSKCKFLHPERAKQPHSSADEPRGNAKHPSTAHKQPSARSSPVPGQSLSQVEDMAKKLTLRQEGSPDHRNEPVVQVKANHRSSRRAASRKEKSQQPTSDYGSQEQLDSGLGSIDSQPAEAPSYGGCQQNHSARHQHCAPRSAPCSCCPSRRPPADLQPHGAAASSYAAHMAPYSPHHCASYGAYTPSLPPYSCSASAQHHPQHYWSAQPGAPARTVRSLPAEGDPSAKEREVIRKKLLAIFSAPLVDAAMNMSPQTLDPQILVAEILMLQSQNRSLR; this is encoded by the exons ATGTTGACGGCTGAATCTGAGCCGCGCTCGGACGCCCGGGCCCTGGAGGCGCAGCTGGACTTCTTCCACAAGCTGGGCTACTCCACGGCGCAGGTCCAGGCCGTCCAGAGGAAGTTTGGCCCCAGCATTGATACGGACAAGCTCCTGGGGGAGCTGGTGAAGGTcgggggggcggcggcggccaccGTGTCGGTGCTGGTGCCCAGAGGAGACCTGCAGGCGCGCGGTCCCGCGCTGCAGGTGCCCGTCACCGCGCGCTCCCGCAGCAGGGACGGCGACAGCGACGAGGACGAGGATGCGCTCAGGCCCATCGTCATCGACGGCAGCAACGTGGCCATGAG CCACGGCAACAAGGAAGTTTTCTCGTGTCTGGGAATTCAGTTGGCCGTGAACTTCTTCCTGGATCGAGGCCACACGGAGGTGACGGTGTTTGTTCCGTcgtggaggaaggagcagccCCGGCCGGACGTGCCCATCACAG ATCAGCACATTCTCCGCGacctggagaggaggaagatccTGGTGTTCACGCCGTCGCGCCGCGTCGCCGGCAAGCGGGTCGTGTGCAACGACGACTGCTTCATCGTGAAGCTGGGCTACGAGTCAGACGGCGTCGTCGTGTCCAACGACATGTACCGGGACCTGCAGGGAGAGAAGCCGGAGTGGAAGCGCTTCATCGAGGAGAGGCTGCTCATGTTCTCCTTCGTCAACAACAA GTTCATGCCTCCTGATGATCCTCTGGGGCGCCATGGACCCACCCTGGAGAACTTCCTACGACGGTTCCCGAAAACGCCCAAGAAACAGCCGTGTCCCTATG CGAAGAAATGTACATATGGGAGCAAATGTAAGTTTCTCCACCCTGAGCGAGCCAAACAGCCCCACTCCTCTGCAGACGAGCCCCGGGGGAACGCCAAGCACCCGTCCACAGCTCACAAACAGCCCTCGGCCCGGTCTAGTCCGGTGCCTGGACAGAGCCTGTCGCAGGTGGAGGACATGGCAAAGAAGCTGACGCTAAGGCAGGAGGGCAGCCCAGATCACAGGAACGAGCCCGTGGTCCAGGTGAAGGCCAACCACCGCTCCAGCAGGAGAGCAGCGTCTAGAAAGGAGAAGAGCCAGCAGCCGACCTCGGACTACGGCtcccaggagcagctggactcTGGCTTAGGCTCCATAGACAGTCAGCCAGCGGAGGCTCCCTCCTACGGCGGctgccagcagaaccacagtgcGAGGCACCAGCACTGTGCTCCTAGAAGTGCCccgtgcagctgctgccccAGCCGGCGGCCCCCAGCGGACCTCCAGCCGCACGGCGCTGCAGCTAGCAGCTACGCCGCCCACATGGCTCCCTACAGCCCCCATCACTGTGCCAGCTACGGCGCATACACGCCCAGCCTGCCCCCGTACAGCTGCTCGGCCTCTGCCCAGCACCACCCGCAGCACTACTGGTCCGCTCAGCCCGGGGCGCCGGCCCGGACGGTCCGCAGCCTGCCAGCGGAGGGCGATCCCAGCGCCAAGGAGAGAGAGGTCATCCGGAAGAAGCTCCTCGCCATCTTCAGCGCCCCGCTAGTCGACGCGGCAATGAACATGTCGCCCCAGACGCTGGATCCTCAAATACTCGTTGCTGAGATTCTGATGCTGCAGAGTCAGAACCGCTCGCTGAGGTGA
- the smim13 gene encoding small integral membrane protein 13, protein MWQSVGLTLLVIVATLVCALLFMLFGWYVVWQLFLSKFKFLRELVGDAGTPQAEAQPSDTKSERTANVPTRNRPKTARQRFATPDGTL, encoded by the exons ATGTGGCAAAGTGTCGGGCTCACACTGCTGGTCATTGTGGCCACACTTGTCTGCGCGCTGCTTTTCATGCTGTTTG GTTGGTATGTAGTGTGGCAGCTATTCCTGTCCAAATTCAAGTTCCTGCGTGAACTTGTTGGGGATGCTGGAACCCCTCAGGCTGAAGCTCAACCGTCCGACACCAAGAGTGAACGTACAGCTAATGTCCCAACACGAAATCGGCCCAAAACTGCACGCCAAAGATTTGCGACGCCCGACGGCACTTTGTAG